The genome window GATCTATGGCCCCTTCGCAGCCGGAATGGGACGTTTCATAGACCTGACCAAGAACGACTTTATCGGCCGCGAAGCCGCCGCCCGCGAAAAGGCCGACGGCCCGACCAAACGGCTCGTCACCTTCGATGTCGCCGCAAGGGAGATCGACGTGATGGGGAACGAGCCGATCTATCGCGATGGCAAAATCGTCGGCTATGTCACGTCCGGCATGTACGCGCATCATGCCGACCGTTCCGTCGCCATGGGGTATGTCCCAGCCGATCAGGCCGAGGATACCGACGACGGCACCTTTCGGATCGAGGTTTTCGGAGAGATGCTGCCCGCGACGATCCTGCCCGAGCCGCTGTTCGATCCGAAGGCGGAACGCATGCGGGGTTAGAGCCGGCCAGCTTGGCACACCGATAGCAGGAGGGTAGGATGCGGTCACTCGCAAAGGGAGTGACCGGATGGGCCCCACGATCTTCGACCGGCTGCGGCCTTCTGACATCCGGACCGACCCGTTCCCGCATGCGGTGGTAAACGCGGCGTTGCCGCCGGACCTATGCGCGAGACTGATCGAAACCCGCCCGGGCCGAAATCAGGGATCATTCCGGCCGGCCACGCGATCCGTGGTGCCGGCGTGGATGATGTGTGAACTGGACTTTTTCGACCCAGCCTGGCGAGCCTTTGCCGAACGCCATACCGGAGGCGGGACCACACAGCAGGTTCGGACGCGGTTCAACGGTCACTGGCCGGACCACCTACCCGATCCGCCGGACGATCCCGAAGCCTATGGCCTGCATGGCAGGGACGACCATGACAGTCACCCGGTGCTGTGCGATGCGCGACTGGAAACGATATCGCCCAACCCCGCGAGCCCTGCAAGCCATCGCGGCCCGCACCTGGACAGCGGCAATCGCCTGTTTTCCGCGCTCTATTACCTGCGCTCCCCCGATGACGATTCCGACGGTGGCGGCCTGACACTGTTCCGGTTCCGGAACCGGCCGGAACGCCTGGATGTCTTCGCCTTTTCAGATCAAGACGTTTCCGCCGCCGTCACGATCCCCTATGCGGCGAACACATTGGTCGTCTTTCCGAACAGACCGGACGCAATCCATGGAGCGGAACCACGAGGGCCGACGCCGCACGACCGCGCCTATATCTTCGTCACCGCCGAAGTGAGGGACGATCTTTTCTGATCAGGAGTCTTTCACCGGGACACTGGGAACCCAGAGATACCAGTCGGGATCGAATATGTAGCATTCCCTCAGGCCGTGCGGCTTGTCGATCGTGCCTTCCAGCATCTGATATCCCCATTCGCGCGCCCTGGCCTCGGCCTGATCGGGGTCAACGCCATAGAGACGGAACTCCGCCCCGACACCGCGCCCCTGTACCGATCGGACGAGACCCGACAGGCGATGGTCGCTGTAGCTGTGGTCGGCATGCAGGATCCACGTCGCGCCACTGACCGGTTCCCGCATGAAGGCAAAATCCTCGTCGTCATAGACGCTTTCCGCACCGAAGACATGCTTCGCAAAACCGACGGAGGCCTCGACATGTTTCACAAGCAGATTGATGCCCAGTCCCTTCGGCAGCGATTTGCCGAATTCAGCGGCGTCCATCCAGGGTTCCTTGGTCCGTTTCGATGTCATGGCGGCAGCTTTCGATCTTATTGTTCAGCGCGAACGACGCGACCATGTCCTCGTCCGCACCCGACTACAAGGGCCGTATTGTACAAATCGGGCTGGCCAATTCGCGACTATGCGTTCGTCTGCAGCGGCGTCGCCGTGAAATAGAATTCGTGCGTCTTCGGATCCATCGCCTTGTAGACATTCGGTCCCTGAAGCTGGGCGAAAAATTCTTTCTTCTCCGCGATATCGGTCAATTCCCGAAAGGCGGCGCGCGAGCGGTGCAGGCTGGCGCCACCACCATCCACGGCAACCACTTCGAACAGGGCTTTCTTGCCGCCGCCACCAGGCGCCTTCCAGTTCTTCTCCTGAAGTTCACGGGCGACACTGTTCCAGGACCGGGCCGATGCCTTTCCGTCGGCCCCGGACTTCAGAAACATGGCCGCCGGAACGTTGCCAAAGAATAGGTGCTGCCCCTTGGCAGGATGATATCCGATATTGTCGGGATTCTTGTGCCGCTGCGTAAAGCGCGTGATGTGCCCGTCCACGTCCTGAAAGTAGACGGTCGGCTGGGACGATCCTTCCGTAACACCAATGATATGCGCCGCGGTCAGATTGCCCGGCACGTGCCGTTCGGTTTTCGCCATAGGACCTCCGATGGATCAGTCCCGCGCCCATCCCCATGACGAATCGATTCGGCGTTTCTGTAAACGGATTGCCGGTATCAGTTCTGCCTGGGCTCCGTGGCGGAACGCTGCACCTCACGGATCTCATCGATGCGGTCCAGAATTTCCTGCACGGCAGCGACATTGGCCAGCGCGGCGTCATAGGCAGCGCCGCCCCATCGCTTGCTCAGCGCGCCCATCGGCACGACGTTTTCCTGATCCAGCTTGCCCAGGACAGTGCCGTCGCCATCCATGAGCCACCATCGGATCGTGACCAGTTCCCGGTCGTCGCCCAAGGGTTCAAGCGTCACCGCCCCCGCCAGAAGCAGAGCCGCATCCTCCGGGGTCCCGGCCAGCGGCACGCCCGCCTCCTTCAGAACTGCCGCCATGGCGCGCGACAAGGCCCTGTCGCCATCACCCGGCGCCCCCTCCACACCGACCACGGCGACGGTCGGTGCCCCTTCCGGCAGGGCCGAGATCGCGTGTTCCGTCCCAAGCGACGCCCCCACCAGGGCAGCACCGCGTTCCGCGAGTATCTTCACAAGCGACGGATCGCCATCGTCGAAGGCACTGCGCGTCGCCGCGGCATTGGCCGACACGGTCGCAACCTCCGCTCCATCCGGGTCGGTCAGCACCCAGAGGACATCGGCCCGACCGTCACGCCATTCCGCGACACCTTCCATCAGGATGCCGTGGGTTAGGGCCGCACCGGACGACGCGGGAACACCCAGGCGCTGAAGTTGGGCAACCATGGCCTCGGTGAGCGGACCGGACAGGGCCGGTGCAGCGCCCTCCACCGGCGCGACTGTCACGCCGGATCCGTCCGGAATCGCCAAAAGGGGGTTTGAATCCTTCGCCCCCGGGGCAGTCTTGAACGGCTTGGGGACGGGTCCGCATGCTGCCACGACCAGAGCCAGCGCGAAAACGGCGAGAATGCGCAATCGATCAAACAATGCAGAACGCCAGAAGCAGCAGCATTGTGATCGCAAGCATTTGGATCAGCCAGGGCATGGGCGGTCGGTTCGATCTTCAGTCTCAACTGCCGGTCATATAGGGATGGAACCCCTGACAGGAAAGGCGCGTTTTACAGGACCACCAGGTCCAGCGGCGCCTTCGACACGCTTTCCGACCCGTTCTGCGTAACGATGGAGGAACGACCCAGGCACATTGCCAGTCCCTTGTCGGAATTCATGATGATAATGTGAATGAAGAAGGACATGTCCGGTGCCAGTTCCACCGGGTTGCCTTCATAGAACATCGGCCAGTCCATCCAGCACGGGGTGTACCGCGCGCCCATCCCGTAGCCACAGGCGTTCAAGCGGTGCGCGCGCAATCCGTGATCATCCAGCACACGGGCATGCGCCTGGAAGACATCATCCATGCGATTGCCGGGTTTCAGCGCCGCCTCACAGGCCAACAGCGCTTCCTTCGCCGCCGCATGCATTGCCACATGCTCAGGGTCCGGTTCCCCCACGATGAAGGTATTCATCATCGCGGCGTGATAATGCCGGTAGGCCCCGGCCCATTCCAGGGTCATCTGGTCCTTCGCGGACAGGGTTCGGCGCCCGGCCTTGTAACGGCACAGCAGCGCGTCGCGGTCGGACCCGATGATGAACTCATTGCCCGGATAGTCGCCGCCGCCTTCGAAGATCGCGCCCTGCATTCGCGACAGGATCAACCCCTCGTCGACGCCGGCGGCGGTAACATCGACTGCTGCTTTGTAGGCGTCATCGGCCAGTTCCCCGGCACGACGGACATAGGCCAGTTCCGTTTCGCTTTTCACCAGGCGCAGGCGGCTGATCAGGTTGTTCGCCTCGACCAGGGTCGCAAACCCGTCCATCGCCGCATCAAGCTGCTTACCCCGATAGGCCGTCAGGCCGGCAGACTCGTATTCGACTCCCAGCCGCTTGCCCCTGGCGCCATAGCTGTCCAGCAGATCGCGCAATTGCTCGCACGGGTTCACCCCTTCGCGGTCGACCCAGATCTGAATATCTTCAATGACACTGGTATGTTGGGCCTGTCGGAGGTCCGGTGCACGGGTCAGCAGGAAGTGTTTTCCATCGGCGCCGAGATAGAGGCACTGGAAGAAGCAGAACCCGAATGTGTCATAGCCGGTCAGCCAGTACATGCTTTCCTGAAGAAAGATCAGCATGCCGTCCAGGTCACTCTCCGCCATGGCGCGGCATGCCATGTCCCGACGCTGCGCCAGTTCTTCGACCGAGAAATGAATGGCCATGTTTCCGCTCTCCTAATTCCGCAATGCAATTGTGGACAACAGCCGGCCGTAATCGATCGTGCCGTCCGTGCTGCGTTCTTCCAGATGGGTCGCCCGACGATAGCTGTAGTAGCGGTCGGGGTCTGAATAGGTGTCCTCGGCCACGTGACCGATTTCCGCCACCTGCGATGCCTCCAGCCGTCCCAGAACAAATCCCGGCAGGTCGAAACGGTAATGCCTGTCCCTGTCCGACGGCAGAAAGAAGACGTCGAAATCCGAAGTGACGTCCAGAAAGGCCTCCCGAAACTCGGGGCCTACTTCATAAGATTGCTGATGGATGCAGGGGCCCAGGACCGCAGCGATATCGGCCCGTTCCGCACCCAGTTTTTCCATCGCCAGAACGGTGGTTTCCACCACACCGCCCAACGCGCCCTTCCATCCGGCATGGCAGGCCCCGACAATGCCGGACTTCGCATCGGCAAACAGGACCGGCGCGCAATCGGCCGTCGCGATACCCAATGCAAGCCCGGGTACCGATGAAACCATTCCATCCGCCCGGGGCAGGTTTTCGGGATCCAGTGGGCGGGCCACTTCGACGACATCGGCACTGTGAACCTGGTAGAGGGTGTTCAAGGCATCCGGCGGCAGTCCCAGCGCGACCATGGCCGAGGCGCGGTTGCGCTGCACTGTCATTGGGTCGTCCGCCGACCCAATCCCAATGTTCAATCCCGCATAGATGCCGGTGCTGCCGCCGCCGAGCCTGGTGAAAAACCCATGTGCGATGCGGTCCGATTCCAGCGCGGGGTGGGTCAGGTATGTCGGTTGGTCCGGCATCAGGCGGGCTCCAATCCTGGCAGCGGCGGGAGGTCGTTCGCCGCGAGGCCGACAACCTTGAACAAGGTGCCCATTCCATCCGCCCCGATCAAGCGGTCCCGCGCCTGCTCGATTTGCCGGGCCGTTGCCTCCGGCGCCGCACTCACCAGCGATTGGGCCCGCATCTCTATCCCCAATGCCCGCAGAAAATCGCCCTGTGTCGCTGTCGGGCTGACCCGGCAGCCGCCCGATGCGGCCGCTTTCGACAAGGCAGTGAAGTCGACATGAGCCGTCAGATCCGCCTCGCCCGGCGTCTCGAATATCGAACAGGGTTTGTGCGCCTTGACCGCCTGAAGCGTATCGCCGGTCGCCGGCCCCTCATATCCATAGTCGATAGCCAGTGCCGCGCCGCCCTGCGCTGCGATTCGGGCGCCCATATCGCCGGCGATGCGCCAGGCGAACGGCGCCAGTTCCACGACCCGGCCAACCCTTGTTCTTTGTGCCAACCCTGGGTCGATCAGGCCTGAAATCGGCCCCGGACCGGGTGCAATCATCAGCGCCAACCGGTCCTTGGCGGGATCGACCGCCACCAGCCTTTCACGC of Alphaproteobacteria bacterium contains these proteins:
- a CDS encoding class I SAM-dependent methyltransferase, which codes for MTPLEQHLRRRIAIEGPLTLADFMGDALGHPELGYYITRDPFGRAGDFTTAPEISQMFGELIGLWCAEIWAQMGTPRKVHLVEFGPGRGTLMADLLRAAKRMPGFLEAVHLHLVETSPILRQSQARALERAPMAPTWHSDIATLPDDAPLLIVANEFFDALPIRQVQKTKEGWRERLVAVDPAKDRLALMIAPGPGPISGLIDPGLAQRTRVGRVVELAPFAWRIAGDMGARIAAQGGAALAIDYGYEGPATGDTLQAVKAHKPCSIFETPGEADLTAHVDFTALSKAAASGGCRVSPTATQGDFLRALGIEMRAQSLVSAAPEATARQIEQARDRLIGADGMGTLFKVVGLAANDLPPLPGLEPA
- a CDS encoding Xaa-Pro peptidase family protein, with amino-acid sequence MAIHFSVEELAQRRDMACRAMAESDLDGMLIFLQESMYWLTGYDTFGFCFFQCLYLGADGKHFLLTRAPDLRQAQHTSVIEDIQIWVDREGVNPCEQLRDLLDSYGARGKRLGVEYESAGLTAYRGKQLDAAMDGFATLVEANNLISRLRLVKSETELAYVRRAGELADDAYKAAVDVTAAGVDEGLILSRMQGAIFEGGGDYPGNEFIIGSDRDALLCRYKAGRRTLSAKDQMTLEWAGAYRHYHAAMMNTFIVGEPDPEHVAMHAAAKEALLACEAALKPGNRMDDVFQAHARVLDDHGLRAHRLNACGYGMGARYTPCWMDWPMFYEGNPVELAPDMSFFIHIIIMNSDKGLAMCLGRSSIVTQNGSESVSKAPLDLVVL
- the pgeF gene encoding peptidoglycan editing factor PgeF, whose product is MPDQPTYLTHPALESDRIAHGFFTRLGGGSTGIYAGLNIGIGSADDPMTVQRNRASAMVALGLPPDALNTLYQVHSADVVEVARPLDPENLPRADGMVSSVPGLALGIATADCAPVLFADAKSGIVGACHAGWKGALGGVVETTVLAMEKLGAERADIAAVLGPCIHQQSYEVGPEFREAFLDVTSDFDVFFLPSDRDRHYRFDLPGFVLGRLEASQVAEIGHVAEDTYSDPDRYYSYRRATHLEERSTDGTIDYGRLLSTIALRN
- a CDS encoding 2OG-Fe(II) oxygenase, whose amino-acid sequence is MGPTIFDRLRPSDIRTDPFPHAVVNAALPPDLCARLIETRPGRNQGSFRPATRSVVPAWMMCELDFFDPAWRAFAERHTGGGTTQQVRTRFNGHWPDHLPDPPDDPEAYGLHGRDDHDSHPVLCDARLETISPNPASPASHRGPHLDSGNRLFSALYYLRSPDDDSDGGGLTLFRFRNRPERLDVFAFSDQDVSAAVTIPYAANTLVVFPNRPDAIHGAEPRGPTPHDRAYIFVTAEVRDDLF